The segment TGATTCTGTGAGGCTacatatagttttttttctgtaaggtgtgagagagaaagagactaAATAGAAAATATCAGCTCAGTCAATAAATGTGATGTTAAGTTCACTGATGGTAAAAGAAGATAACTAAGAGTATTCTGGAACAAGCACAACTTAAATATAAATGATCACACAGATCATTGTCTTGGTTGGTGGCGTTTCACTGTCCTTGACAACTTCTAGTGTATCAGGCCCACTCGCCTCCTTTCGCACCCTCTTTATCTGTATCCAGGGACAACGGTCGCAAGCCATTTCACCAGGCACCACCAACCATCTACTTATTTTGCAGAGCATAATCTCAAAAAGCTTCAAATATCtgagtttgagagagagagagagagagacagagagagagacagagacagagagagagagagagaatgggaaGTTCATCGGGGCTTGTGGACTGGAGAGGACGGCCAGTGAACACCAAGAAGCACGGAGGAGTGAGAGCTTCAATCTTCATTCACGGTAGCAACTGATACTTGCATAGTTGTATGTTTCCTGTTTCTTTTGAATTCTTTCCCTCACTATCTGATGAATCCAGTGATCGTTGATGATGAGTTCAAACTCCACAAGGCTTCCAAACTCTTCTCTAATTAACTACATAATTGGTCTTCGtcgtaaaaaaaaactacataacTGGTATCACGTATCCATACAACTGGTTTAGATCGATTCTTCTATTTGCTTCATATATGACAATGCTTCCTATAGCTAGCTTGTAGTTCTTACCTACTCCAGCTTTTATTTCATAACATGTATTTGGCGAAAATGAGACTTACAAGGTCACCTAGTTCTTCTCACTCGACGTTGACATTGATGATTGATATGAGCTATCGGTTTCTCGATCAAACGTTCAATCTACTTAATGCTTTCGTGgcgttcatatttttttttttttatctttgtccATCTGTTCTCTGCAGCACTGGTGCTGCTCAGCAACGCGGCCAACATTGCCAACATCTTGAATCTTGTGAGCTACCTGCGCGGAAAGATGCACATGGACGTCGCCAAGGCCTCTACGATGGCGAGCAACTTCTTTGCTGCACTGCAAATGTTCTCCATCCCAGCAGCTTTCCTCGCCGACTCCTACACTAAACGCTTCTACACCGTCCTCTTCTTTGGACCTATTGAGATATTGGTATAAATTGGTACTccacttctttttcttttttgtcgaAAGGAACATTTCGGCAAGAAAATAGTCTTTTTGTTGATCTTCTAAACTAGGTTTGCTTGTCACGTGATCTTGAAGTTAATCACAATATACTTGGAGTGGAGGTGTTAGTATTGTCATTTTTATCTTTCTCCGAGCAATATAATTGTATCCTCATTGAACAAATGGAATAATCAAACATGTCCATGCACATTCCCATACATATCTCCCAGCTGCTCAGCAAAGTGACACAGAAAGAAACCAAAGAGATAAGACGCTTTCATGTTCTCTGGAAAgaacatttctttttttctctcagtGTTTTGCAGACGTCTGTTATTGCCTTATGGTTTGAACTTTAATTACTCAATAGCTTTAGTTTAAAGGTGATGCCAGTCAAGTCATTTTATAGATTGTCTAACAGGCTAATGGTGTGGAAACTGATGGATCATGTTTGGCTACAAATAAATACAAGTAATGCGAATGCCCAAacgaaaacaaaagaaaagttcACATAGGAGTAATAGAAAATTCAGAACAAAATTTTACGTccgtgacaaaaaaaaaaaatcagtaatgaGTTGTAGATGAGAGAGAATGAATTGCCCTAATTAAGTAATTAGGCATCATCAATTGGAACATACGATGAAATGGATGAAATTAGGATCGACCTATGCCTAGAGGTTGCGAGGCCTTGTTGTCCTTTTTATCTTACTGGGTAAGCCTCATGATATCTTCTGCACTGGTGGTTGGATTAGCTAGCCTTCTATGGCTACTGGTGATCTGTCAGTCTGGTGACTTCAGGTGCCTCTAGTTGGTATGTTGTCGTTATGGTTGGGCAACTCAGGATCTGCACTCCATTTATGGGCAATGGAGATTTTTCCATTCAATGTCATATTGACATGACATGGATGGTAAATAAAGTAGTGGAAAAACTGATGGGGTGACTAGTCAGTAATTTCATTCCCTGGTTTTTTCCGTGCTTCTGAGGTGTTTTCACTATTTCACTATTTTGGGTTGGTGTGACTGGCACTGTGTTGCTGCACttcttgaaaaagaaacagaacaagaaaattttaCGGTCCAGCAGGTGGCGTAAAGCCGAAAACGATGTACATACATGAAAGAAAAACTTAACAATTACACTAACATACAGGTAACGCGCAACCATGGATATAATAGACACTTCGGGTGTACTTAAAATGCCCAATATAAAAGTGCATTTCATGACGAGTTCAGTATAAGTATTTCAAATATAGAAgtttttaaagaaatatttCTAGACATATAGAGAGTTGAACTGAAGAATTTGCACTTCCTAATGTCATCCAGAATATGAGCAAGGGTAAAGGATTCATCACTTGCTGGGCTTTCAGGGAGTAATAGGAATTAAGAAGTCGAAAAGTCAGCCTTTATTTTTGAACAGATAGCTAAAGTTTCAAGAAAATCCTCTAGAAAACCTTCAAATTAAATATAGTTAGCAACAATTGGCAAGTCCCGTCAGGGACAAGCaatgtttcttgatgttgtgTTGTACTCTATTGCGGAATCTAATTGGCTAAAGAAAACTTTGTTCTTTTTCAACTAAAAAtatgttgaattttagttctatAGAAATATCTTTAATGAAtattttaactaaaaatattGAACTGACTTTCAGTGGTCTCTAATATGTTTAAATTTATGCCCTAAAAATATGTTGAATTTTATCACCACTTTAGATAACTCTATATTGGTACGAGTTAATAAACTTTAGTTCTATAAAAATATCTTTAATGAAAAAGTGGCAACTAAACCGTGCTGCAGGGCTACATCCTTCTGGCCGTCCAAGCGCATGTTCCATCCTTGCACCCGCCATCGTGCATCCCCAGCCAGACGAACACATGCGAGACGGTGCATGGATCCAATCTGAGCCTGCTCCTCCTTGGCCTCTACCTGATCCCCATCGGTGATGGTGCGGCTCGTGCATGCCTACCCGCACTTGGTGGGGACCAGTTCGACGCGGCCGACcccgtggagcagcgccaggaGGCGAGCTTCTTCAACTGGTACACCTTCGCCGTGTCATCAGGCGGGTTTGTGGGGCTCGTGTTCGTCGTGTGGGTGGAGAACAGCAAGGGATGGGATCTCGGGTTCGCCGTGTGCGCCTTATGCGTGCTGCTAGGGATGTTCATATGGATTGCCGGGTTCCCGTTCTACAGGAACCAGCTGCCCAGCGGAAGCCCCGTCACAAGGATCTTGCAGGTATGTGTTGCATTGTTCGAGCTTTGAAGTTGAACCCTTTTCTAAACCGTTGCAGAACTCATTTCGTTGGAGAAAACATGTGTACGTGGTGTATTTTGAAAAATTGGGCACGATAATTCGTTTAATGGAATATCTAGGATGCATTAATGCCTGTTAAATTATTGTGGCTGACAATGTAAGCCTTGAAGTTACTTATCAACCAACCAAATAGCCCACCATTTGCATAGATATTCTTGTTTACTAGGTCCATATGAAATCTTATGACCATATTATCCACGTTAGGTTCTTGTAGCAGCATTCAAGAAAAGAAATGTTCAATTACCAGAGAACCCCAGTGAGCTACAAATCAACCAAGATGATGCCAATGCTATTGAAATGCTGAAAAGAACAGAGGGGCTTCAGTAAGTACAAATCTGAGCATTCTTACAATCCCTCCCAATACTGATGAAATGAAATAGGGCTGAAAGTGTGAAATCACTCAAACTCCAGGTTTCATTTCTTTTCAGGTGCCTTGACAAAGCTGCAGTAGACACCGGGAAGACCGGTGCTTGGTCACTCTGCAGCATAACCCAGGTGGAGGAGACCAAGGTCGTCCTTCGCATGGTGCCCATCTTCCTCAGCGCCATCCTAGGCTACATCCCCGTGCCGCTGATCCTCAATTTCACCGTCCAACAGGGAAACACAATGGACACCAAGCTCGGCACGATCCACATCTCTCCTGCAACGCTCTTCATCATCCCTACCGTCTTCCAAATGGTGATCCTCATCGTCTACGACCAATTTATCGTCCCCTTCCTGCGCAGAATCACCGGGTATGTGGGTGGTATCACACACCTCCAGCGCATCGGCATCGGGTTTCTTTCAGCCACGGTGGCCACCGGAGTCGCCGCCCTAGTGGAGACAAAGAGGAAGAGGGTGGCCGAAGAGAATGACCTTATGGATGCGACCACTGGGATTCCAATGTCTGTGTTCTGGCTTACTATGCAGTTCTTCCTCCTAGGGGTGGTGGATGTCACCTCATTTGTAGGCCTACTTGAGTTCTTCTATAGCGAGGCGTCCATGGGGATGAAGTCCATTGGGAGCTCCGTCTTTTACTGCATTCTTGGGGTGTCAGCTTGGCTTGGGAGCCTGCTGATCCAGGTGGCGAACCGGGTTACGAGGCGTGGCGATGGGACAGGAGGGTGGCTCGATGGGACCAACTTGAACATGGGAAAGCTTGACAGGTTTTATGGGCTGCTTGCAGTTCTTGAGCTGGTGTCGTTATTGATCTACATCTTCTTTGCGAGGAGGTATGTGTACAGGAATGACCAAAGAGTGGTGATTGAAGGAGATAAGAAGATTACATTAGAAGATAGTGTGGATGTGATCTGATGATCTGAAATTGGGAATATGAAGGATTATCGTGCAGTCATGCAATTGTATTAGAAACATCATGCTTGTTTTGTAACTAAGCCGCAACCAGGGGACCCATGTATGTTAGTAGCTTACAGCTCTGAGTTGAATATAAATCCACTGAAACCCAACATGGTGCTTTAGATATGTCCGCGTTAGACCTCGTATGGAAGTCGAACTGTTTCCTGTGAAAGTTGTACAATGTTCCAAAAAGCACTGAACTTCGCACCGCACAGATGCATTGTTTCATTCCTACTCAATAAAGTTAGGGCCTCTTTCCTTAGGCTGAAGCTTTTTTAAAAGTTGCTTTTAAAAGCTGGTGTTAAAAACCTGTTTATACAAAAGCTGCTTTGAAATTAGTTTTTGATGCAGATGAAATGTATAATACATGTAATACCCATCAGAACACTATCTTTCAAAAGCTAAAAAACTCCTTATCAGCTTCTAACTTCTTGTAATAATGACAGTTTTTGCTTCTCAGAAGTCATTTCCAGAAATGGGAAATAGACTGTTTAGTTCAGTTTTCTCCTTCTGAGTAGCAAAAGCCAGCAGAAGCTAAACCAAATATGGTCTTACTAGTAAGGGTGGTAATGGGTTGGGTAGGAGTCAAATGGAGCGAGAACGCATCCGATGCGAAACCCGAGACCTCAAATCCGACCCATCCCCGAAATGGAAAGTGGGTGTAAAACAAGCCCTGACTCCAGCCCCGTCGGGGACACGAGACccgaccgggggggggggggggggacaaaaGACACAATGCACgagaagagaagggagggggagcCAAGGAGGGGCACACACTGACGCACGAGAAGAGGAGCAGGCAACGACACGATGGACGTCGACGCCTCGGCGACATTGGAGGTGCCCTACCAGAGATTTGCCATCACCTCCCAGAGTGCCCTCCCTCGCCATCGCCCATTGCAGAGGCACCCTCCCTAGGCATCGCCCAATGTAGTGGCGGTAGTCCAACAGCTTGGTGCCCCGCGCGTAGCCCCTACCCGTAGCCATAGTCACCGCCGCTCATTTAATTTTGTAGAAAAGCCCTTAATTAGTAAAATCATCATAACTTTTTCGtcatagctccgttttaagcgattcttgtgcCGTTTGATTCGTTTCTCCGAGGTCAATCTTTCTATATATGTTTCGTCTTGTTGTCCTTTTATTTTGTGCGATGTTCTTAGTGTGttatgtttgtgtgctttgctggTAATCGTGCGCTTAGACATCAACGCCCTGGATCAATCTGAGGGACATCAAGACtaggagctagagtacactgagcaatagcaaggagaaggcaagtgttctcGATCATtctgaacctatatttttaaatattttgatttacaaaattgcatgcaatgtatgtcaacttgatgggtagtcacctatgttaagaTTTAcatagttcttcctttacattccttgaagcctatgTGGTAATTGGTATGAGTCTTTTgagtagaattgcttagccatgctagGAAGTGTCATTtaattgattaatgaacatatgcaactatGGTGATAAACATGacgtagcaacatggaacttaggacttgggcaaagagatGGCTTTGGTAATGTTGGTACTTGTGGGTACATTCCAAGCATAATGATAGGTTCTAGATGTCTGTTAACATTTATATAGGTTCTAGATGTCCATTAACATTTAATGGTTATTACCCGGtgggatagtctttgcccaagtatgaACAAATGAAACATGTGTAACGTGATTAAGGatcagttcgtggagcgacaacccaagaaataccgtaccaaacacGAGACCAATATGAGTAAGACTTAGCATATCGATTAGACACCTAGCtagcattcgttggagtaccatgCTTCGTAGTAATTCtcctggtggcacaccacttTCATGCGTTAAGTGTCTTGAAAACATGGCAACAAGGATATTACGactcatggctaaaagttggacaacctatacagagtgtaaaactgttataacagttgtaCCCGCGGTtataggagacttggatcctcacaggattagttggttatgggtatggttttggtgatgattagttggttatggtttgcaaggtggttaTTCTCGGATAATAATGATTTGAGTtatcacttaataattgtttaatgctttttaatTACATTACTAGtttctttacttgcatttatgcaaatataccatgtgtcagcctattcttattgtaagcctacatatcaatatttttcctacacttgctaagtactccatgtactcacccttgctatctcatGCAAttcatatgctgctcagtggaggactttTAAGACTTTCAAGATGCCAACCTGGTATCCTAGGAGCGTGTTCCCCAGTCGGTACTTGTGGAGTTGCTATGGTCaccgatgctttcgttccgctgctGTTGTTTAGTTGCTATAGTTTGGTTATTAGAGTTGTTTATGTGAAGCCTTTGTATAAGAGTTAAacagttgtaagttaaagtattgcttttgttacttcacctaggatgtccttatgtgtgttaaacttcctaggcacacataagccgcacttggttttattCGTTAAAACCGGGTATGACACAGCTGTGGAttggaatgaagaattcctatgTCCTAGTCGTGTTAACTTTCTCCTGGCAAAAAGATTGGAAAAAATATTGGTTATATGTCTCCATCCCCGACCCAGTCCACTCTCCCTTAGTATATAGGGGCCTTCAACCCCACCCAAATCCGTCTTGGTCAAAGAAGCACCGTGAGTCTGAGCACACCGCTTACTACGGCAAGAAGAGTGGCAAACTTAGGCAAAGTGGCTTAACCGGGTCGCATGTGGCTAAAAGACTTCATTAATCGAAGGTCAAGCCCTTTGAAAGTGCAGGATCGCTTTACTTGGGAGTATTCTGGAGATAAAGATAGTTCCAGGGACACAGTCGTATGTAAGATTTAATTAGCTGTTTACTGCTTCTATCATTACAGTTGAACTCTTTCAAGtaactctttttcttttttcagctCTATCTCTGCAGGACATTGTTGCTCAATTGAGAAAACTATTTTCTGAAGAAACGCGGACGTGCTTTGTTCAGCCCTACTTCCTCATGAATCCTCTACCACTGATGAGAATCTTCCTGAATAAGGAAGCAGTGCTGATTATGACTTGTTCCACTTTATCATCTTTTTGATTCCAGGTTCCAGTTTTTCACCAAGAAAACAAAATCCCCATGGTCGAGGTCCATGTCCTCAAGGATACCTCCTCCTCCAGCCCAGCGATGAGGGGAAAAAACTGGTCGATCAGGAGGTCAGAGCCTCTATTAGATCAAAGAGATCATCCTTGCCATTTGATTCACGTCCCCTTAAGCACACGTGAAGAAGAAGCCAACTAGTACTAAAATTGGATCCTTAAATAATTACTAGTGTTCTGTTTATGGAGCACATTCAACTAGCACATAGTCCATGCAAGTGGCCTTTCTACAGGGAACCTCCGAAGCTTCCCCTTGATCGCCTACTCGAGATACTGAGGTGTCCGATGACTCGGTAAGAAAGGTAACTCTTATTGAGTCACCTCCCTTATAC is part of the Phragmites australis chromosome 12, lpPhrAust1.1, whole genome shotgun sequence genome and harbors:
- the LOC133886819 gene encoding protein NRT1/ PTR FAMILY 4.5-like isoform X1 — translated: MGSSSGLVDWRGRPVNTKKHGGVRASIFIHALVLLSNAANIANILNLVSYLRGKMHMDVAKASTMASNFFAALQMFSIPAAFLADSYTKRFYTVLFFGPIEILGYILLAVQAHVPSLHPPSCIPSQTNTCETVHGSNLSLLLLGLYLIPIGDGAARACLPALGGDQFDAADPVEQRQEASFFNWYTFAVSSGGFVGLVFVVWVENSKGWDLGFAVCALCVLLGMFIWIAGFPFYRNQLPSGSPVTRILQVLVAAFKKRNVQLPENPSELQINQDDANAIEMLKRTEGLQCLDKAAVDTGKTGAWSLCSITQVEETKVVLRMVPIFLSAILGYIPVPLILNFTVQQGNTMDTKLGTIHISPATLFIIPTVFQMVILIVYDQFIVPFLRRITGYVGGITHLQRIGIGFLSATVATGVAALVETKRKRVAEENDLMDATTGIPMSVFWLTMQFFLLGVVDVTSFVGLLEFFYSEASMGMKSIGSSVFYCILGVSAWLGSLLIQVANRVTRRGDGTGGWLDGTNLNMGKLDRFYGLLAVLELVSLLIYIFFARRYVYRNDQRVVIEGDKKITLEDSVDVI
- the LOC133886819 gene encoding protein NRT1/ PTR FAMILY 4.5-like isoform X2, producing MHMDVAKASTMASNFFAALQMFSIPAAFLADSYTKRFYTVLFFGPIEILGYILLAVQAHVPSLHPPSCIPSQTNTCETVHGSNLSLLLLGLYLIPIGDGAARACLPALGGDQFDAADPVEQRQEASFFNWYTFAVSSGGFVGLVFVVWVENSKGWDLGFAVCALCVLLGMFIWIAGFPFYRNQLPSGSPVTRILQVLVAAFKKRNVQLPENPSELQINQDDANAIEMLKRTEGLQCLDKAAVDTGKTGAWSLCSITQVEETKVVLRMVPIFLSAILGYIPVPLILNFTVQQGNTMDTKLGTIHISPATLFIIPTVFQMVILIVYDQFIVPFLRRITGYVGGITHLQRIGIGFLSATVATGVAALVETKRKRVAEENDLMDATTGIPMSVFWLTMQFFLLGVVDVTSFVGLLEFFYSEASMGMKSIGSSVFYCILGVSAWLGSLLIQVANRVTRRGDGTGGWLDGTNLNMGKLDRFYGLLAVLELVSLLIYIFFARRYVYRNDQRVVIEGDKKITLEDSVDVI